One part of the Eucalyptus grandis isolate ANBG69807.140 chromosome 10, ASM1654582v1, whole genome shotgun sequence genome encodes these proteins:
- the LOC104422091 gene encoding ultraviolet-B receptor UVR8: protein MSTLSAVIAWGSGEDGQLGLGDNEEKDCVCDISALYPHEVRSVVAGSRNSLAICEDGQLFTWGWNQRGTLGHPPETKTENTPSQVKALANVKIVQAAIGGWHCLAVDDQGRAYAWGGNEYGQCGEEPGRKDDTGKPLRRDIVIPQRCASQLIVRQVAAGGTHSVVLTHDGQVWTWGQPWPPGDIKQISVPVRVQGLEKVRLISVGAFHNMALQEDGTLLAWGNNEYGQLGTGDTQPRSQPVIVHGLAGLTLVDIAAGGWHSTALTDDGEVYGWGRGEHGRLGFGDNDKSSKMVPQKVHLLTGEDIIQVSCGGTHSVALTRDGRMFSFGRGDHGRLGYGRKVTTGQPGEVPINLPPPGNLNGTEAEGSWVAKLVACGGRHTLAIVEWQTHETK, encoded by the exons ATGTCTACCCTCAGTGCCGTCATCGCTTG GGGCTCAGGCGAAGATGGGCAGCTTGGGCTCGGAGACAACGAGGAGAAGGACTGTGTCTGCGACATCAGCGCTCTCTACCCTCACGAAGTTCGCTCCGTCGTCGCCGGGAGCCGAAACTCTCTCGCCATTTGCGAGGATGGCCAG TTGTTTACATGGGGTTGGAACCAGAGAGGGACTCTTGGGCATCCGCCAGAAACCAAGACTGAGAATACCCCAAGCCAGGTTAAAGCTCTTGCCAATGTCAAGATTGTTCAG GCGGCTATTGGTGGTTGGCATTGTCTTGCTGTTGATGATCAAGGTCGTGCTTACGCATGGG GTGGGAATGAGTATGGACAGTGTGGTGAAGAACCTGGGAGGAAAGATGACACTGGGAAGCCCTTGAGAAGGGATATTGTGATTCCCCAACGCTGTGCTTCCCAACTCATAGTTCGCCAG GTGGCCGCTGGAGGTACCCACTCTGTGGTACTTACACACGATGGACAAGTATGGACGTGGGGTCAACCATGGCCACCAGGTGACAT aaaacagatttctgttccaGTGCGAGTACAAGGTCTTGAAAAGGTAAGGCTTATTTCAGTTGGTGCATTTCACAATATGGCCCTTCAAGAAGATGGAACTTTGTTGGCATGGGGTAATAATGAGTATGGACAACTTGGCACTGGTGACACTCAACCTAGATCTCAGCCTGTCATTGTTCATGGGCTCGCTGGTCTTACTCTG GTTGATATTGCTGCTGGAGGATGGCATTCTACAGCGTTGACAGATGATGGAGAG GTATATGGATGGGGAAGAGGTGAACACGGGAGGCTTGGTTTTGGAGATAATGATAAGAGCAGTAAGATGGTTCCCCAGAAGGTCCATCTCCTGACTGGGGAAGACATTATTCAG GTGTCTTGCGGGGGCACACATTCAGTCGCATTAACACGTGATGGGCGTATGTTTTCG TTTGGTCGAGGTGACCATGGGCGCCTTGGGTATGGAAGGAAAGTGACGACAGGCCAGCCAGGGGAGGTGCCGATAAATCTGCCCCCTCCGGGAAATCTCAATGGGACTGAAGCTGAAGGGAGTTGGGTTGCCAAGCTTGTTGCCTGCGGAGGACGGCATACCCTGGCGATTGTGGAGTGGCAGACTCACGAAACCAAGTAA
- the LOC104422092 gene encoding 14-3-3-like protein A, with amino-acid sequence MAAADSSREENVYMAKLAEQAERYEEMVEFMEKVAKTVDVEELTVEERNLLSVAYKNVIGARRASWRIISSIEQKEESRGNEDHVVIIKEYRGKIETELSKICDGILNLLESHLVPSASSAESKVFYLKMKGDYHRYLAEFKAGTERKEAAESTLLAYKSAQDIALAELAPTHPIRLGLALNFSVFYYEILNSPDRACSLAKQAFDEAISELDTLGEESYKDSTLIMQLLRDNLTLWTSDVTDEAGDEIKESSKRESGEGQPPQ; translated from the exons ATGGCGGCAGCTGATTCTTCACGCGAGGAAAATGTGTACATGGCCAAGTTGGCTGAACAGGCCGAGCGTTACGAGGAAATGGTGGAATTTATGGAGAAAGTGGCCAAGACGGTTGATGTCGAGGAGCTTACTGTTGAGGAACGTAACCTCCTCTCCGTGGCATACAAGAATGTGATTGGTGCCAGGAGGGCTTCATGGAGGATCATCTCTTCCATTGAGCAGAAGGAAGAGAGCAGGGGAAATGAGGACCATGTTGTGATTATCAAGGAGTATAGGGGGAAGATTGAGACTGAGCTCAGCAAGATCTGTGATGGCATTCTCAATCTCCTTGAGTCGCATCTCGTTCCATCAGCCTCATCTGCTGAGTCAAAGGTGTTCTATCTGAAGATGAAGGGTGATTACCACAGGTACTTGGCTGAGTTTAAGGCGGGAACTGAGAGGAAGGAGGCTGCTGAGAGCACCTTGTTGGCTTATAAATCTGCTCAG GATATTGCTTTGGCTGAGCTGGCTCCCACTCACCCTATTAGGCTTGGACTTGCTCTTAACTTCTCTGTGTTCTATTATGAAATTCTCAACTCACCTGATCGTGCCTGCAGTCTGGCTAAACAG GCATTCGATGAGGCTATCTCCGAGCTAGATACATTGGGTGAGGAATCATACAAGGACAGCACATTGATTATGCAACTTCTCCGAGATAACCTAACACTCTGGACTTCTGATGTCACG GATGAAGCTGGAGATGAGATCAAGGAATCTTCAAAAAGGGAGTCTGGTGAGGGGCAGCCACCACAGTGA
- the LOC104422093 gene encoding uncharacterized protein DDB_G0275933 — MGYVQEARENHVKKKVEEALRSKMKQKALKECDYYASKYAECAVGRTFSVVWQCRKQAKELNDCLHHYTNDAVLEEMKREYALNQEGKGPAKP; from the exons ATGGGTTACGTTCAGGAGGCGCGCGAGAACCACGTCAAGAAGAAAGTCGAGGAAG CTTTACGCAGCAAGATGAAGCAGAAGGCTCTGAAAGAGTGCGATTATTATGCTTCGAAGTATGCGGAATGCGCCGTGGGAAGAACCTTTTCTGTGGTCTGGCAGTGCCGCAAGCAAGCGaaagaattgaatgattgcCTTCATCACTA CACAAATGATGCTGTCTtggaagagatgaaaagagagtATGCACTAAACCAAGAAGGGAAAGGCCCAGCCAAGCCTTAA
- the LOC120288731 gene encoding mucin-7-like — protein MVNHRKKADFSRVKAELVAWLPVLLHGLRKSILVRRRLASPFAQPPHRQACATATAAATQAGRRTPAARCRLACRRAPTRESPVTQRPTPPRSSRAIALLHLHLLVTASAPPHPQARVVHCARNLLRHLLAVPSPPVSRTASAASPRRRPRVPDAAVCLCFRLSATAAIPRPRRATSNQPHRATSVTCNPSAAAASPHLCPAPASPSSELRAHHRLRPSASSTVPDTCNQQPPLLVATTAATVAAAHLNAVAAAARAAASQSATPAAPSPNACTHSRASARPSQLLPPPLPVSYTGNATRLLCLDVKFQLYKPSVKSPAITASCCPSLSLTILN, from the exons ATGGTAAATCATCGTAAGAAAGCTGATTTTTCTAGAGTTAAAGCGGAGCTAGTGGCGTGGCTGCCGGTGCTCCTCCATGGATTACGAAAAAGCATTCTAGTTCG CCGCCGGCTCGCCTCGCCGTTCGCGCAACCGCCTCACCGGCAAGCCTGCGCCACCGCCACCGCAGCAGCAACTCAAGCCGGTCGCCGCACCCCTGCTGCTCGCTGCCGCCTTGCGTGCCGCCGCGCGCCTACCCGCGAGTCGCCGGTGACCCAGCGCCCAACGCCGCCCCGCAGCAGCCGAGCTATCGCCCTGCTGCACCTTCACCTGCTGGTCACCGCATCTGCTCCGCCTCACCCGCAAGCCCGCGTCGTCCACTGCGCCCGCAACCTCCTGCGACACCTGCTCGCTGTGCCATCTCCACCCGTCAGTCGCACCGCCTCAGCCGCGAGCCCGCGCCGCCGTCCTCGAGTTCCAGACGCCGCCGTTTGCCTGTGCTTCCGTCTGTCCGCCACCGCTGCGATCCCGCGCCCTCGCCGTGCAACAAGCAATCAGCCTCACCGCGCCACATCCGTGACCTGCAACCCGTCCGCTGCTGCTGCATCGCCGCATCTCTGCCCGGCGCCAGCATCTCCTTCCAGCGAGCTCCGAGCGCACCACCGTCTTCGCCCGAGCGCTAGCAGCACCGTCCCGGACACCTGCAACCAGCAGCCACCTCTGCTCGTCGCCACCACCGCAGCAACCGTTGCAGCAGCCCACCTGAACGCCGTCGCTGCTGCTGCCCGCGCCGCTGCCTCTCAGTCCGCGACACCTGCAGCACCTTCGCCCAACGCCTGCACCCATAGCCGTGCCTCTGCTCGCCCGTCACAGCTCCTGCCTCCGCCGTTGCCCGTGTCCTACACCGGCAACGCCACCCGCCTGCTCTGCCTTGACGTCAAGTTCCAGCTCTACAAGCCATCCGTGAAATCCCCAGCAATAACGGCGAGCTGCTGTCCAAGCTTGAGCCTGACCATTCTAAACTGA
- the LOC104423663 gene encoding receptor-like protein kinase FERONIA — MTNMKPPLLLFIFISVWLEALPVSVTGDNVGAYHPTHDITVDCGSNTSSLVRGRNWIGDAADRSAYSPIEKTHSSITAKASSSSPGVPGTTPYLTARLSRSKFAYTFRVTAGPKFVRLHFVPSDYPNFRRADSFFSVEAAGYTLLRNFSASLFADYTRSASFFSKEFCLSVGEDQILNITFTPTPGNSDAYAFVNGIEVVSMPESLYYNTVVDSTEGIKLAGQLGLYTLDTTSVLEAVKRLNVGGQFVDPVHDTGMYRTWEADDEYVTSSYIGGLPVNTTIQLNYGKQVSDYTAPDPVYTTARTMGTDKRINLSYNLTWSVEVETNFYYLVRLHFCECQKEIKEHLDRAFKIFLDSQLVEGHADVISWSGKGVPVYRDFAVALLDHSQKKRTNLSVALGALPDGCTLYSDAILNGLEIFKISDPDGNLVGLNPDPIPRASKASSSLSKAAKIAIVAGGTSGFTVLSLLAFFLYRRKNREKDSTSSDGTSWWGPVSRSATKSMKTQGSSLPLDLCRYFSLAEIRATTNNFDKVFIIGVGGFGNVYKGYVDGGATPVAIKRLNQGSQQGLHEFRTEIEMLSQLRHLHLVSLIGFCEDAGEMILVYDYMARGTLSDHLYNTDNPPLPWKQRLEICIGAAWGLHYLHSGAKHTIIHRDVKTTNILLNEKWVAKVSDFGLSKVGPTSESKTHVSTAVKGTFGYLDPEYYRHQRLTDKSDVYSFGVVLFEVLCARPAVNRMAPMEQISLAEWAQSCCKSGAVEEIVDPHLKGSITPECLNKFCEIAMSCLQDKGAKRSSMNDVVWGLNFALQLQVSTELEATDHVGVSVHDSDDSDHDAASIRGSGSDEEINTSDSDSGGWKSSRETATSTRAGSNDVCDETMTSYDSEKLP, encoded by the coding sequence ATGACGAACATGAAACCACCACTTCTATTATTCATCTTCATCTCCGTCTGGCTCGAAGCACTCCCGGTCTCAGTCACTGGCGACAACGTTGGTGCTTACCATCCGACCCATGATATCACCGTTGACTGTGGCTCCAACACCAGCTCCCTTGTGCGTGGACGGAATTGGATTGGAGACGCCGCTGACCGTTCGGCCTACTCTCCAATTGAGAAAACTCACTCCTCTATCACTGCAAAGGCAAGCAGTTCATCTCCCGGCGTCCCTGGCACCACCCCATACCTCACGGCTCGCCTCTCCCGCTCCAAGTTCGCCTACACGTTCCGTGTCACCGCAGGGCCCAAATTCGTTCGCCTGCACTTCGTCCCTTCTGATTACCCCAACTTCCGTCGTGCTGATTCCTTCTTCTCAGTCGAGGCTGCTGGCTACACCCTGCTCCGCAACTTCAGCGCTTCCCTCTTTGCTGATTACACCCGCTCCGCGAGCTTCTTCTCTAAAGAGTTCTGCTTAAGTGTCGGAGAGGACCAGATATTGAACATAACGTTCACTCCCACTCCTGGTAATTCAGACGCGTATGCTTTCGTGAATGGAATCGAAGTCGTTTCCATGCCCGAAAGTCTCTACTACAACACCGTCGTCGACTCAACCGAGGGAATCAAGTTGGCAGGTCAGCTGGGGCTATACACCTTGGATACCACTTCAGTTCTCGAAGCGGTGAAGCGCTTGAACGTGGGAGGACAGTTTGTCGATCCAGTTCATGACACGGGAATGTACAGGACCTGGGAAGCAGATGACGAGTACGTGACTTCCTCGTACATCGGAGGTTTGCCAGTTAACACAACTATCCAACTCAATTACGGTAAGCAAGTTTCAGATTACACAGCTCCAGATCCCGTATACACTACTGCAAGGACCATGGGAACGGACAAAAGAATCAATCTGAGCTACAACCTCACGTGGTCCGTCGAGGTGGAGACGAACTTCTATTACTTGGTCCGGTTACACTTTTGCGAATGCCAGAAAGAGATAAAGGAGCACTTAGACAGGGCTTTCAAGATTTTTCTAGATTCACAATTGGTCGAGGGCCATGCGGATGTCATTAGTTGGAGCGGGAAGGGCGTGCCCGTCTATAGAGATTTTGCAGTAGCCCTCCTGGATCacagccaaaagaaaagaaccaacCTCTCCGTCGCGTTGGGCGCACTTCCAGATGGTTGTACTCTTTACTCTGATGCCATCTTGAATGGCCTCGAGATTTTCAAGATCAGCGATCCAGACGGGAATCTCGTAGGGCTGAACCCGGATCCAATTCCACGGGCAAGCAAAGCATCGTCGAGCCTCAGCAAAGCAGCAAAAATTGCCATCGTTGCTGGTGGAACTTCGGGCTTCACCGTGCTCTCTCTCCTGGCTTTCTTTCTTTACCGGcgaaaaaacagagagaaggaTTCGACCTCAAGCGACGGCACCTCATGGTGGGGCCCGGTCTCCCGCTCGGCGACCAAGTCAATGAAGACCCAGGGGTCGTCCCTGCCGTTGGATCTGTGCCGCTACTTCTCGCTGGCGGAGATCAGAGCGACCACGAACAACTTCGACAAGGTGTTTATTATCGGCGTGGGCGGGTTCGGCAACGTGTACAAGGGCTACGTCGATGGCGGGGCCACTCCAGTGGCGATCAAGCGGCTGAACCAGGGATCGCAGCAGGGCCTCCATGAGTTCAGGACCGAGATCGAGATGCTCTCGCAGCTCCGGCACCTCCACCTGGTCTCCCTGATTGGGTTCTGCGAGGACGCGGGAGAGATGATCCTCGTGTACGACTACATGGCACGCGGGACCCTCAGCGACCATCTCTACAACACCGATAATCCCCCACTCCCCTGGAAGCAGCGGCTCGAGATCTGCATAGGCGCCGCGTGGGGGCTCCACTACCTCCACAGCGGTGCCAAGCACACCATCATACATCGTGACGTGAAGACGACCAACATCCTGCTCAACGAGAAGTGGGTTGCCAAGGTGTCCGACTTTGGGCTCTCGAAGGTCGGACCCACGAGCGAGTCTAAGACGCACGTCAGCACGGCCGTGAAGGGCACCTTCGGGTACCTGGACCCGGAGTACTACAGGCACCAGCGGCTGACTGACAAGTCCGACGTCTATTCCTTTGGCGTGGTGCTGTTCGAGGTGCTGTGCGCAAGGCCTGCCGTGAACCGGATGGCCCCAATGGAGCAGATCAGCCTGGCTGAGTGGGCGCAGAGTTGCTGCAAGAGCGGGGCCGTCGAGGAGATCGTGGACCCGCACCTGAAGGGGTCTATCACCCCCGAGTGCCTCAACAAGTTCTGCGAGATCGCCATGAGCTGCTTGCAGGACAAGGGGGCCAAACGGTCATCCATGAACGACGTTGTGTGGGGCCTCAATTTCGCACTGCAGCTACAGGTGAGCACAGAGCTGGAAGCGACGGATCATGTGGGTGTGTCAGTGCATGATAGCGATGACAGCGACCATGACGCAGCTTCGATCAGAGGCAGCGGCAGCGATGAGGAGATCAACACTAGTGATAGCGATAGTGGTGGTTGGAAGAGCAGTAGGGAAACTGCGACGTCGACCAGAGCTGGAAGCAATGATGTTTGTGATGAGACTATGACTAGTTATGACTCAGAGAAGTTgccttga